One window of Trifolium pratense cultivar HEN17-A07 linkage group LG5, ARS_RC_1.1, whole genome shotgun sequence genomic DNA carries:
- the LOC123885802 gene encoding mitochondrial outer membrane import complex protein METAXIN-like, with protein MEANETTQRNTLVVRKPCFGLPTGCPQCLSAYIYLKLSQCSFHLDYHLNYPDSDQIPYFEAGDSVTYNNEKEGIIDCLKKDAGDLDVGLSSLPEWIPNKVMLTTWLADALEYELWVGSDPSSASSIYYSDLSWPLGKVLFWKKANWVKLKHEISKDNAEVKEEDIYGRANSAYDALSTLLGEDNYLFENRPSSLDAIFLAHALVVLQAFPESSILRTNFSKHANLVRYVQQRKEELIEAAGTSPSNDPYFGAGASSSTSGGPSTSSSKFKRKPKKEQQTKEEKKYKRRAKYFVVAQVVAVVLFLSIMSGISDDGEIELDDGDLEYGYDD; from the exons ATGGAGGCGAATGAGACCACACAGAGGAACACCCTTGTTGTAAGGAAACCATGTTTTGGTCTTCCAACAGGTTGTCCTCAATGTTTGTCTGCTTATATCTATCTCAAACTGTCTCAATGTTCATTCCACTTGGATTATCATCTTAACTACCCTGATTCTG ATCAAATTCCTTACTTTGAGGCTGGTGATTCTGTGACATATAATAATGAGAAGGAAGGGATCATTGATTGCTTGAAAAAGGATGCTGGTGATTTAGATGTTGGGTTATCTTCACTCCCGGAGTGGATACCGAACAAGGTTATGCTCACAACTTGGCTTGCTGATGCACTCGAGTATGAACTTTGGGTTGGAAGTGACCCTTCATCTGCTTCTAGCATCTATTATTCAGATCTTTCATGGCCTTTAGGAAAGGTCTTGTTTTGGAAGAAAGCAAACTGGGTGAAGCTGAAACACGAGATAAGTAAAGACAATGCAGAAGTCAAGGAAGAAGAC ATTTATGGAAGAGCAAACTCTGCATATGATGCTTTGTCAACTTTGTTAGGGGAAGATAACTACTTATTTGAAAACAG GCCATCAAGCTTGGATGCTATTTTTCTTGCACATGCATTAGTTGTTCTTCAAGCTTTTCCT GAATCATCAATTTTGCGGACCAATTTTTCAAAACATGCTAATTTAGTGAGATATGTGCAACAACGTAAGGAAGAACTTATAGAAGCTGCTGGTACGTCTCCATCTAATGATCCATATTTTGGTGCCGGTGCATCATCATCGACTTCTGGAGGTCCTTCAACTTCAA GTTCAAAATTCAAGAGAAAACCTAAAAAGGAGCAGCAAACAAAGGAGGAGAAGAAATACAAAAGAAGGGCCAAATATTTTGTGGTAGCACAAGTAGTTGCAGTTGTTCTTTTTCTCAGTATCATGTCTGGAATCAGTGATGATGGTGAAATCGAGTTAGACGACGGTGATTTAGAATATGGTTATGATGACTGA